In the Sorghum bicolor cultivar BTx623 chromosome 4, Sorghum_bicolor_NCBIv3, whole genome shotgun sequence genome, GCTTTTAATTATGAAACTAGTTACATTAACACTGATTAATTTAAATTACAAAGCTCAAAAACATTTAGCATAGCAAATATCGTTACTAACACGTAGACCACGTCGACACGAAACTAAGCCCTGTTTGGCACAGATTCTAGAGTCGATTCTCTGCTGAATCTAGCAAGAGCTCTGTCAAACAGTTTTTGAGAGAGAAGTAATTCTTTATGGATTCCGTGAAGTGATCCTCTAGAATAAACTAAGAGGCTAGgggctgaaaaaaaaaattgtttcttCTGATTCTGTGAAGTAATTCTCCATCGTGTTTTTGAGATAAAAGAAAATCACTTTGAGCCACAAAATAATAGAGCTCTACCAGGTCCTAACATAATTTAATAACTAAGATACGGACAAACCACGGATACTTTATGGCCGAAACTAGCTGATAGCCGGTTCGGCTTCTGTTTACAGGCAGGAGGTAGCAAAAGGCGTGACTCGGTTTTCTTTGGCAGTGAAGGACGTGCAGCAGCTGCGGATAAACACAACACCACCTTTTAGTTGTTTCATGGTGGCCTGCCGCTGGCTTTTCCTGTTGCGTTACTGCATCCATTAGACAGGATCGGATTTCTGAATTTCCATGGCTGGAAGAGATCGACTGGGCTTCGTTGGCATGCACGGGGCTGCTTGCTTGCAGGTACAGGCGACGACAAGCAATGGCACTGCAGAAGCAAAGGCAACGCAGCGAACCAAGCAGCGGCATGCAGATGGAAATCAACGGGCGTGCAACAGATTCCGAGTAATCGTCAAAAGGGACCAAGGAGATTACAAGAAAAACAATTATATGGCTCCGTTTACTTATTTTATAAATCATATTTTTTCTAtcactcacaataaatcagcgaacaatacttttagTGATGACTTTTTAAACAAGTGAGTAGGCTATATATGTATCCTTGCCTCCAGCAATGGATGAGCACGTGGTTTTCCGCAAGACGCCGGCGATGGTTTCTCCCGTTCTGGTTGGTCGTACAGCTTCGTGCAAAGCTCGTGGCGTCGACTTCTGTTCAGCAGATCGGCCGGCAAGGAATAGGAAACCAATAATCGATGGCGGCCTGGAGCGGGCATGTGGTTTGTAATGGTAGCAGCTGCCTTTCAAGGCCTTCGATGCGGATGCAGCGGATCGCTGCGCAAAGCAGGGCAGACCACGCACGGTATATATGATCCTACCACTATTCCTCGTCATTCTAACCCTGCGTGCGTGCTGCCGCATCCTAAACGTTCAACTTAAAATTAACAATGAAATAGCCTGATCTTTGGTTCACGCCCAGAGCAACTTCAGGCCAAGTCTCTAAATTAATCCATTAAACTTTTATTTACAagctatgataaaaaaaagtAGAGGCTCAAATTAAGACCCAACTCCAATGGAAAAAACAGATCAAGTCCTTATCTCACATATTATTGTCTTAATTTATGGGTGGAGAAGAAAATAGGTGAGATCTATTGGATAGAGGGATTCTAGATGTGAGAGACTGAAACTATAATTTGGAAAGGCATGGAAAATAGAAGCCCAAGTAGAAGGTGGATTGAAGTTGATTTCTTTGAATGAAGTCCTTAGATTTAGAATATAGGGGagacttgtttaggaggtgggctAGAGTTGTTCTTATAGAGTTATATTAATAAATATAAGAAAGACCCCCAAAGAAAAGATGATATAGATCAGACACCAGAGATAGAATGATGAATATATTTACAGGAAGCATAAAAACTCAGTAGGCTCCTTCCTACATGATACTATGACCTCGACGCTTGCCCGCACCGATAATAACATgaataaaattattacaaaaaaCTGGAGCAAATCACGCTAAATTGACGCGGTACTTTACACAAAGCAAAACTGCAAATTCTAGTCACACTTGCGTCCAGAAAAAATAGCAAGCAGAAACCCACCGACGTGCTATATCTTCGCTCCAACAGATGCCAATCACAGGCACAGCATGTTTGTTCATGGTGCCTCCGCTCTGTGCCTGAACTACTTGATCGTTCAGCAGATACCAGTCACAGGCAGCATGCAACCTCACTTATCATGCCCTATTTTGCGCCTCAACCATCCTTGGGCAAATCCATGAGTGTGACCGGCCTTGTGACCGTTTCAACAACAGACTCCTCGTTTCCATCTGTTACCAGGGCAGTAACATCTATAGATGCACCAGTGCTCACCTGGATAGTTGTGGAGCGCTGAGCACTGCTAACTTCTACAGCATCTGCCAAATTGTTGGCCAAGGAACTCGAAGATTCGCTTGCTTCATTTGTGTTCAGGAACAGGCAGACAACAGCACAGTCATCGATTTTAGATGTCGGGAACCGAGTTCGCCAAGCACGGTGAGCTGTTTCGACTAGAAATCGTGCTGCAGAGGCCCGAGATGTGGCTTGGCTGACAGTACTAACAACTTCATCATTTGATAGCACGTCCCAAACCTAGTGCAAAAGTAAGAGGTCAGAACGACCTAACAACACTCAGAAAATGGTGCGTAAGTTGACAATCTGCTCACCCCATCAGTAGCCAGCACAACAAATTCATCTTTTTCTGTAATGTGGTGATAGGAAACATCAGGCATAGAAATTACACCATGATCTTTCAGACAGAAGTCTCCAAATGCCCTAGCCATGGCCAATCCAGGCGAGTTATACTTTGGAAGCCAAACACGAGCAACCTCCGGCTCCTCAGGAAGTGCAAATATTCTGCCCCTGCGTTGTCTGATTCTCTGTGCTTCACCTGAAATTACCATGCCATTCCTCAACAGAATAAGGAAAGGAACACACTAAATATAACAACTCTGGCTACTAATCATGTATGGGAAGTTCAGAAGTACTTTCTGCCATGAGAAAACGAAAAATATTTGCATCCTCGTCTCTGTAAATTGAATTAGCATGTAATCTTACCATTACAATGCTACAAAATAATATTTACACCATGGAAATGGATTTGAAAATCGTGGGCTCCTCTAAGTTGCAAATTTTTCATGTGATTGGCTGTTATTAAACGATGATGGACAGCTCATAAAATGTCTAAGAAAGGTCTCCCTCATCCTCTAGGCAGTCCTCTTTGTGATCAAGCTGTTAAGAGCATACCGCGCATTCTCGTATCTTGCACTGTTTCCTGGCAAGTTTGACTCACCATCCTCCAACCAGCTGGACTTGAGAGGGTTTCACCTACTGCTGATACTGAGTTTCTCTAGCTGTTAGAGTCAATCTCTCAACCAAATAGACAAGCAACCGAAGAAATGGCTTAAGTTGCTCATTATTCTTGTTACCTAGGAGCTTTGGAAGCATCGTAACCATGTTGTTTTCAACGTCACCACCCTAGATGCCAACAAAGTTGTGGGGGCAATGACGAAAGCACTTTATGGTGCACAGCAATTGCTAGGAGGTCCACTCTCCAGGGTTTTCTCCTGGGAACAGCCTAGGTGTTTTCCTGCCTATGTGGCATGTTCATTAGAACGACTATTTCTAATGGGCCAGTACAAGGTGCTGGTGTTGTACAGTTTTCTACTTAAATGAAAGGTACGCCAGCTCTCCAATGTATTTGAGGAAAAGTAGCAATGCTAGGCAACATATGAAAGAAAATAATAGTTTGTCTTCCACACCATCTCAATAGTCAAAATACATAAGCAATCCTTGAAACAAAATTAAGCTTGTACTCCCTAGTCCCTATGTTCCTTTTCGTTATGATAGCTTGGAATCCATATGGTCAAACATCTCAAACTTGGAATCTCAATATTTAAAATAAGCAAAGCTGGATATATGAAAGCTACATCACTGGGTTTTTACAACAAATACTTTCATAATACAAATGAGTATAATGTTCCAAAGGTAACTGTTCATACTcagttcttttttatttatcatcatgAAATCTAGGCCATTGAACCTTCAAAAGTCTGACCATTCATATATTTATTATTCTCGATATTggctaaaaaaattatattaataGATCTGTCTTTTGAAATTCTTTAATTGTAGCAATAACAGCAAGCAGAATAGACATGCCTCCTATTGAAACAAACGAATTGATCTATGGAAGTGCCCAGACAAATAATCTTCTAAGGATTATTATTTACTCCTTTGACTCATAAATAATAAAGACATGAAAAGAGATAAAAATGCCAGTTAGTTCATGGATTAAGGCCACATAATGTCACATATAAGAAAATCTAATTGTGTTCATAACAGAAGGAACTTGAAACTGCACGTAAGGATTGCGCAAAGGCAAGAATGATGAAAGGCTCTAAGATTTACAAAATGACTAGCGATACAGCAAAGGACAAAAGAAAGAGAATACATGCTTACTTGGAATGTTAGGTTTGAGATCAACTGTCAATTGAACTGCAACAAGCTCGTTATTTTCATCTCTGGTGCCTAAGACAGCCCTTGAATCCCCCAAATTGCCAATTATAAGATTGCGCCCCTGTAGTATACAGAAAGAAATAGTGTACAATTAGTATACAAGGATGCAGCTCCAATCACCTGCTGCCAATTTAATGAAACCAAAAGAAGAtatttctgaaaaaaaaaaaataacagTGTTATTTGTCTCAGTTACCTGCTTGATCACTGCCACCGCTGTAGTCCCGCTGAAAAAGCAGTCAATATTTTTATGTAATTTGAGATCCCTATCCATTACATGGAATGCCTTCAAGAATGAAGTTCTCAATGCTGGGAAGATCTCTGGATACTCTCCATTCTGCTGAGTTTCAGAGGAAATGGCAGTACCTCCTCTGTCTTTGTGTTCTGGTGAAGCTACATCATGTGTGTTGAGCTTAATGTTGCCAGTGGATGTTACTCTACCATCTTCCGTCCCCAAATCTGCTCCTAACTTTAGAGGGAGGAGATCTCTTACTCTCTTGGCAACCAAATGGCCATAAGGT is a window encoding:
- the LOC8084505 gene encoding probable protein phosphatase 2C 14 — protein: MVEAAAGRRPGTSRRRPSGSGGEHQRLVALAVAARVAMVTTRSAGPAVAGGDGAGTAGTGAGAAGGSGRCMEDFFDCLLGLLGALGMTWAAARPQRQPRPPLPRGVGAGAVPTDARRFAAELRATPGRIAGNGACTVASLYTLQGKKGVNQDAMIVWENFCSRDDTIFCGVFDGHGPYGHLVAKRVRDLLPLKLGADLGTEDGRVTSTGNIKLNTHDVASPEHKDRGGTAISSETQQNGEYPEIFPALRTSFLKAFHVMDRDLKLHKNIDCFFSGTTAVAVIKQGRNLIIGNLGDSRAVLGTRDENNELVAVQLTVDLKPNIPSEAQRIRQRRGRIFALPEEPEVARVWLPKYNSPGLAMARAFGDFCLKDHGVISMPDVSYHHITEKDEFVVLATDGVWDVLSNDEVVSTVSQATSRASAARFLVETAHRAWRTRFPTSKIDDCAVVCLFLNTNEASESSSSLANNLADAVEVSSAQRSTTIQVSTGASIDVTALVTDGNEESVVETVTRPVTLMDLPKDG